CTGCTTATATATGTATGGAAAAATCATTAGTTTTGTTACAAGGAAACCTTACTTTTCTGTCTGAATATTCctcaaaatttaacaaaattacACTACTTTCGTTGTTTTGGTTATATACGTTTTGACATAGCCATAAGCATATGTAAATGCTTACAAATTTGCATTTCCCAAGATCAGAAACTAACAGAGTTTTAATCACTACTTCAGAGGCCAGTAATTAGCCAGCTCAAACATAATTCATTCCCTCTTTCAACTCTGAAAGTCGGCTGAAACACTAATCTTCTTGTCAATTTATAACTTAAACGAGATTCAAATCTGTCTCTGCTATAACCCAAGCCTCTTGGAACCACACTCTGAGCAGAACTTGGAGGTCTCTCTCAGATACTGTGCTCCACATTGGTCACAGAATTTCGCAGGACCAGTTGCCTATGGAAAAACAAGATAAACATATGATGATCTGAAATTATCTAAATGgtagttttgagttttgagttcTGGAAGATTTGTACCATGACATGGCCTCCGGTGAGAGGCTGCAAGCAAGCCATGTGCTGCGAAATAGATGGTGACTGGTGTTGGGCTTGAGACAGTTCAGGGTCGCATTGATGGTTTTGACCGGGAAAATGTGTGGCTGCGTGTTGATTTTGGTAAACAGATTGATGATGTTGGTGGTGGCTCTGGTGAATAGATTGGTGAAACTGATGAGGATGATGAGACATAGATGCCATGTGATGTTTGGAAGGAGAAGGagtgtgttgttgttgttgacttTGATCCTGCAATTATCATGATAAAACATGATGAGCTCAAGTTCATTGCAGTAAGGGTATTAGGAGATTTGGAAGGAGTATGTACTTACTTCACTAACAGTAGCTAAAGTCGAAGGATCCATACCTGTAAATGTCTGCttaacaatgaaaaaaaaataacaatgtcATTTTGTTCTTTCATCTCAGAAAAGACGTGTGTTGCTTGATCTTACAGGCAAGCCATGGATGCTGCAGGCAGAACTGTGAACACGTCTATGCTTGTGTCGAGggcaataaaatttataatctcTGGCAGAGACAGCTACTTCATTGCGGCCTGTTAATCGCTTAAACCTACAGTGACAATATCCAATTATATATACTGATGATTCACCATTCACATACAATTGAACAATAGTATAGACTGGTGATCCAACCATTCAGCATCTTCAACCGGTATATCATCCGGCTTTTCAACAATATCCAAACCATTCACCACCACAAACCGAACTCGTTTCTCTCCTCCATGTGTTACCAATTCTGGAAATCTTGTCCTTGTTTCAAGTGATGTTGCAAGTTCTCTTCTTCTGTACATGCAAGTACCTGTAAATGAACAAGGACAATCACACAAACCTACCTTCAAAACCAATGTTCAACAAATCGCTAAGCTGTAATTATGATTTATTCTCAACGACTAGACGGATTATTCAAGGACTTGGCTGGATCTAGACATTAAGGGaattattgatatatttttatatatttaacatttataataatttctttttggttttttggtttaattataaaattattttgatgaattgtaaaaaatagatatatataaaaaatagaaattagaTTTAACACTATTGTTTAGTTTAGCATATTTAGACCAATTTAGATCGAGTTAAATGGATTTAAGACGGTTGAAATGGATATGAGTCGCATAAATCGGATTTGCAAAACCTGTTTGCTATGACTGAGTTGCCTTAGAACACTGctcaaaactaatcaaattgAAGATAAAATTACCTTTCTTAGGAAACTTCTTGGTTAGTTTTCGATACAAGCCACCTGCTGCTTCAAGAGCAACCCCAAGTGTCTTTTCCCTTATACCATTCAGtgaaccaactctcacatttgCTTCACCGACCAAAGTCTCGTATAAGTTTGCAATATACATCAACGGCAATGCAAAACTCGGGTCGCCTTCATACTGTGTATCATCCGACTTCCTCTTGGATTTATTACTACTACCTGAATCGGTCTCATGGTCACGCTTGTTCTCACAGACTTCAACCACATGTTGGCTGATAAAGTAATCCACGATGATTTGGAGAAACCTCCCTCGTGCTGATTCGATTGGTGAAACAtctgaaataaaaataagataatgaATCAAGAAGCTTCTCCTAAGTCAAAAGATGGAGATAGATATTTATTACCTTCAATGGTTAACATATTGTAAGAAGTTCCTGAAGGCTCCTTGTTATCCATGTTAGACCCACCTTCTTCAACTCCATCATTGTGGATTTGCAGAGAGTTTGTGTATGATTCGTGCATACTGTTCTGAAAAGAGACAAAAGCCAAAGTCAAAGTCTTTAACATttgcaccaaaaaaaaagagacaaaagcCAAAGTCTTTAAATAACTCTCACAACTTCAATTCAATTAGCTAAAGCTACTCATAAACCCTAGAGCCGAGATATGACATGTAGACAGACCTGAAACAGACATAAGCCAAAGCCATTGAGTAACTCTGAGGACCAGAGTTATCAAAATCGGTCTATACCGCGGCATAGGCGGCAAATCGGACTTAAGCAAAACGATTTTTCTTCGacaatttcttttaaaacaattCAGATTTTCTTAAAAGGCTAACCTATAAAGCAcccagtgttctaaaaatttagatttttttaaactataccaatttttaaaaaactcagTCTAGTGTTCAAAGTTTTGGTGTAGGCACACCGTCTAAACATTAATCCTCTATGAAATATCTAACCACCGCCTAgcgatttttttgaaaacacaaTGTGAAACCCACAACTTCAATTCATTCCATACAAACTAAATTGAGCTAATGTTACagataaaccctaaaaaggTTGAGAAATTTGTACACACCGCGGAAGAGGAATGGCCGTCATTGTCCAAGCGATCGCCTTCATGAGCAACGGAGCCTCCGATGCCGTCGATATCTCTGGGCGGACCATCAACGGAGTTGAGATCGTGTAGAGAGCTGCCGATGTAAGAATCAGCCGATCCCAAATTGTAGTGCTGCACTTGAACCCTAGCTCCCATCTCAAACAATCGAAAGCCCTAAACTGGCCAAATTCGAAAATCAATATCGATTTGGTAAGAATCAaccattttgtttttaatcacaGATTCGACTCCAGAAGTTGCAGATTCGACTCTAGAAATTGGATCCGTGGAGTAGCTTTGAGTTTACTAGTGAGAGAGAGATTAACTAACGGCTATTCAAACCGTGGACAAAGAGGGAATCCGAACCTGAGCTTATCGTATGCTGAAAGAGATCTCCGAACCTGGATCCAGACTCCCACACCTCTTTCCGAGCCAGTCAGTTTAGGAGACTCTCGCAAGACATCTGCCCGAAACTAACAAGggactatttttatatattaaaaacatttttttaattcgaaTATAAACTAATGTTTAAGTGAATACATAATAAATTGATAACTATATTAGTCCTATTTAAAGGAgctttctctctcttgttcCTAGAGAGAGATTTCTCTCTCGACCTCTCCCTCTTACCAATGCAAGATCATTCAGAGGGAAGGTTTTGAGATTAGCTCCTATGTTTTGTTGTAATATATTCGATTCAAGGatcgatttttttgttttccgtCAGCGGATCTAAATTTCCCGTAGGCGATTTTATGGTGATTTCAACCCTAAACTGATCcgttcttcatcttctcttcttttatCAGTTTTGTGGTTGAACTTTAATAAATTTGCGTTGGCGATATGTGTTTTCTTCAATCTTCTCTTTCGCAATAAATTGTTACATCCTGTTTGCTTGTGTTGGATGCTATGTTTCTCCAGGGATATGCACTTAATCCTTTGTTGCGAGAGTCAATCTTTACTCTCTTTGTGAGGCTGATTAGCTTAAAGTAAAGTATCTTTGCATAGAGGAGGAAGCTGTGGATTTGGGTTGATATCGATTGGCTTAAGCAAAGATTTAGTAGAGTCAGCATCTTCTATAGAAGATGGTCTGGCGAAAAATCTTTTGTTGGCTTTTCGATCTACCTCTGTGTTATCATCTACGGTGGATGAGGCTTTCCAAAAAAAAGCAAAGGCTGGAGCGAAAGTCGAAGACAAGAGGTCTTGCCGTTTACATGAGGAGAGATCCATGAATCTTACGTTGTTGAGAAGCAAACGATGGAGGTTCGATTCAGAACATTCCCGGTGGCGAAGAACTACGTCGGTTGTGTTCACCGTCTCGCATGATAGACACGTATCAGCACGTGTCTCGTGCTTCTTCATAAACCGACACGTGGATGGACAGAAAGCATTAACCACCCTCATCTTGGGCCTTTGGCTGTTAGGCTTCCTTATGTATTTCATGTTTATTGGATCTCAATGTAACGTACAAGCCTTGTAAACTAGCCCACTAGGCTAAATGAATGGAAaaacgttgacaaaaaaataaaaaaaatattagtcctatttaattcaatttttgtttGGCAACGCATTccctatatattttaaaaacattataacacTTTAGTTATAACACGTGTCATCACTCGAATgctatttaaaatctataaaaaatatattggtcaactacacatatattatatatttttcattaaattaactatatattaattaataatctacaattaatattttttattttttccttaaataagatataCGGAATTATCAAAagtgaataaaatatatgtttgacaattaatgattttaataataaatatttgataacaatttacatATGCTAAAACCTCTCACAGCTCACAAATGTGACGTATTTTACAAGTTTGCTTTCGGTAGTGGTGACAAACCAATGGATATTGGTTTAGAGGCGATAGGACGTGGTGTAACGAGGTTGATATTGTCTAACAACTCTGACCTTCGAGTTTCTTTCGTCCTTGTGTGGCTGTAAGACATAATTTTGTATCTTCTTTATTGTTATATGAAACAATAATAGTAAACAATAATCGTAAGTTATAagatacaaattttattaatagaatTAACAAACACCAGAACAAATTGGATTTTAATGTTACTACTAACTACTAagaacaaaaactaaaacaatatggCAACAATGAAGATACATTGTCTGTTCTTGGGATTTGttca
The nucleotide sequence above comes from Brassica napus cultivar Da-Ae chromosome A9, Da-Ae, whole genome shotgun sequence. Encoded proteins:
- the LOC106391906 gene encoding uncharacterized protein At2g02148-like, producing MGARVQVQHYNLGSADSYIGSSLHDLNSVDGPPRDIDGIGGSVAHEGDRLDNDGHSSSANSMHESYTNSLQIHNDGVEEGGSNMDNKEPSGTSYNMLTIEDVSPIESARGRFLQIIVDYFISQHVVEVCENKRDHETDSGSSNKSKRKSDDTQYEGDPSFALPLMYIANLYETLVGEANVRVGSLNGIREKTLGVALEAAGGLYRKLTKKFPKKGTCMYRRRELATSLETRTRFPELVTHGGEKRVRFVVVNGLDIVEKPDDIPVEDAEWFKRLTGRNEVAVSARDYKFYCPRHKHRRVHSSACSIHGLPTFTGMDPSTLATVSEDQSQQQQHTPSPSKHHMASMSHHPHQFHQSIHQSHHQHHQSVYQNQHAATHFPGQNHQCDPELSQAQHQSPSISQHMACLQPLTGGHVMATGPAKFCDQCGAQYLRETSKFCSECGSKRLGL